The following nucleotide sequence is from Cicer arietinum cultivar CDC Frontier isolate Library 1 chromosome 2, Cicar.CDCFrontier_v2.0, whole genome shotgun sequence.
tataaaaggaAAGAGAAGTATAATTTAAACTCCTCACCTATTTATAATAAAGATTCAACTTTGTAAAAGACaactattttcaaatattaattaaactaagCAGGGGATAAGTTTAGTTTTCTTAATGCATGCACATTTTGATTGAGGTGTGAAACTACTCATTTCAATTACCTGTTGTCATTAGAGCTGAACGGATAACAGCAGGTGACCATGTAGGATGAAAAGATTTGATGTACCCTGCTGCACCAGAAACATGTGGACAGGACATTGATGTTCCTGACACAATATTGAACTCTAATGTTCTGTTCTCACCAGAAAATTCAGAAATTGGGGAAAGTGGAGGCCAACTAGCTATAATATCTACTCCTGGAGCAGTTAAATCAGGCTgcaatattaaacaaaaaaatgttaACAACAAATTAACATGATaaagatgtatttaatttattaattcataTGAAAGATACCTTGAGAATCTCAAGTGTAACATTGTTTGGACCCCTTCCTGAGAAAGAGGGCACCTCGGGTGCCAAAGTATCTCTTAACtcatttgttttgaaaattgttgcAGTTGGAGTCCTGCAAATtgatttatacaataaaaattagatGAGTATGGTTCTGTAAATTATTGTTAGTGAATAAGGAACCTTGATTTAATACCTTTTAGAATGTATGTATTTGCGTATTTTGGTGGCATCCTTGGTGTCAAGATAACACGCAGGCAAAGGAAAACTGTATGCGACATTTATATATGCTATCCCCTGTATCAAGAGGCCAGCAGCACCTACTCTAAAAGCCTCTGGTGCTCCTTCATTTCCTTCGCATAGAACAATTTTTCCTTTCACCAATTTTTCATCCAATGAATTGATGGGGCAATTCCTGCAATTTTAGATCAATTTCATTAAcaaattacatatttttgaGAATATTCTACAATTCAATTTTGTAGCATAATTGAATATGTTAAATGTTATTGAGTTAAATTTATTGAATTCCCCCGTAAAAGTATGTCATTTTAGTGccaatccttttttttttatatatatatatatatattatcttttaatCATTACagttttttgttaaataaaagaaataaattgatgatatatatatatatatatatatagttgacAAATTTTCACGTTCATTTGTTTGtcataattgtaattttttacattgtattttaatttaaagatatgAAGGCAAAATATACCTAGATGAATCTCCATCGAAGCCTGCTTCCTTATTCGGTGCATCTCTGGAATAGATAAGAGGATACAGTTCTCCCTTTAGATCAAAATTATTCAGAGAGGTACCCTGTACATGAACCATAGATATTGTCATTCTCATCACTGTtatgatatataaaaatgattaatcTTCTAATTAAATATTCATATCATCAACTTCCAAACCAAATTATTTTTGCTTAGATTTAAGAAACAAAGACTACTGTGTAACTTATTccattgaattaaaatatatatcatgaAAAAATGATTGTCTATCATAGAATAAAAACAGTGATTTACctcaaaaaatttgttattcCCTAATTTGACTTGGGTAACAAATTTTCTATCCAAAGTGCTTGCAGCCACAGAAATTGCCCAAGGTGCGACATTCATTACTGATGCGTGATTTGGACCTGAGTTCCCAGCCGCACATACAGTTAGTATTCCATTTTTCATTGCATGGAATGCACCAATGGATAATGCATCGCTGAAATGAGTATCGGCAGTTATTTTTCCTCCAAGCGAGAACGAAATTATGTCGACTCCATCAGCAATGGCATCATCAAATGCGGCGAGAATGTCCATGTCGTCGCATCCACTAGACCAACACACTTTATAAACGGCAATTCGTGCTGACGAAGCCCCACCTCTTGTCGTTCCTTGCCCAAAGCCTAACATACTGGCCATGCTAACAGGGTTTCCAGCTGCTATTGAAGCTATATGGGTTCCATGCCCATTTGTGTCTCTTGGAGATACGCTCAAGTCTTtatcaattttacttttataatatCTAGCTCCAATTATTTTACtacaaaaaagtattttatattattagcaTTTCAACATAAGTTATAGAAATATGAAATTTCTACCATNNNNNNNNNNNNNNNNNNNNNNNNNNNNNNNNNNNNNNNNNNNNNNNNNNNNNNNNNNNNNNNNNNNNNNNNNNNNNNNNNNNNNNNNNNNNNNNNNNNNNNNNNNNNNNNNNNNNNNNNNNNNNNNNNNNNNNNNNNNNNNNNNNNNNNNNNNNNNNNNNNNNNNNNNNNNNNNNNNNNNNNNNNNNNNNNNNNNNNNNNNNNNNNNNNNNNNNNNNNNNNNNNNNNNNNNNNNNNNNNNNNNNNNNNNNNNNNNNNNNNNNNNNNNNNNNNNNNNNNNNNNNNNNNNNNNNNNNNNNNNNNNNNNNNNNNNNNNNNNNNNNNNNNNNNNNNNNNNNNNNNNNNNNNNNNNNNNNNNNNNNNNNNNNNNNNNNNNNNNNNNNNNNNNNNNNNNNNNNNNNNNNNNNNNNNNNNNNNNNNNNNNNNNNNNNNNNNNNNNNNNNNNNNNNNNNNNNNNNNNNNNNNNNNNNNNNNNNNNNNNNNNNNNNNNNNNNNNNNNNNNNNNNNNNNNNNNNNNNNNNNNNNNNNNNNNNNNNNNNNNNNNNNNNNNNNNNNNNNNNNNNNNNNNNNNNNNNNNNNNNNNNNNNNNNNNNNNNNNNNNNNNNNNNNNNNNNNNNNNNNNNNNNNNNNNNNNNNNNNNNNNNNNNNNNNNNNNNNNNNNNNNNNNNNNNNNNNNNNNNNNNNNNNNNNNNNNNNNNNNNNNNNNNNNNNNNNNNNNNNNNNNNNNNNNNNNNNNNNNNNNNNNNNNNNNNNNNNNNNNNNNNNNNNNNNNNNNNNNNNNNNNNNNNNNNNNNNNNNNNNNNNNNNNNNNNNNNNNNNNNNNNNNNNNNNNNNNNNNNNNNNNNNNNNNNNNNNNNNNNNNNNNNNNNNNNNNNNNNNNNNNNNNNNNNNNNNNNNNNNNNNNNNNNNNNNNNNNNNNNNNNNNNNNNNNNNNNNNNNNNNNNNNNNNNNNNNNNNNNNNNNNNNNNNNNNNNNNNNNNNNNNNNNNNNNNNNNNNNNNNNNNNNNNNNNNNNNNNNNNNNNNNNNNNNNNNNNNNNNNNNNNNNNNNNNNNNNNNNNNNNNNNNNNNNNNNNNNNNNNNNNNNNNNNNNNNNNNNNNNNNNNNNNNNNNNNNNNNNNNNNNNNNNNNNNNNNNNNNNNNNNNNNNNNNNNNNNNNNNNNNNNNNNNNNNNNNNNNNNNNNNNNNNNNNNNNNNNNNNNNNNNNNNNNNNNNNNNNNNNNNNNNNNNNNNNNNNNNNNNNNNNNNNNNNNNNNNNNNNNNNNNNNNNNNNNNNNNNNNNNNNNNNNNNNNNNNNNNNNNNNNNNNNNNNNNNNNNNNNNNNNNNNNNNNNNNNNNNNNNNNNNNNNNNNNNNNNNNNNNNNNNNNNNNNNNNNNNNNNNNNNNNNNNNNNNNNNNNNNNNNNNNNNNNNNNNNNNNNNNNNNNNNNNNNNNNNNNNNNNNNNNNNNNNNNNNNNNNNNNNNNNNNNNNNNNNNNNNNNNNNNNNNNNNNNNNNNNNNNNNNNNNNNNNNNNNNNNNNNNNNNNNNNNNNNNNNNNNNNNNNNNNNNNNNNNNNNNNNNNNNNNNNNNNNNNNNNNNNNNNNNNNNNNNNNNNNNNNNNNNNNNNNNNNNNNNNNNNNNNNNNNNNNNNNNNNNNNNNNNNNNNNNNNNNNNNNNNNNNNNNNNNNNNNNNNNNNNNNNNNNNNNNNNNNNNNNNNNNNNNNNNNNNNNNNNNNNNNNNNNNNNNNNNNNNNNNNNNNNNN
It contains:
- the LOC101490875 gene encoding cucumisin-like, with amino-acid sequence ILFCSKIIGARYYKSKIDKDLSVSPRDTNGHGTHIASIAAGNPVSMASMLGFGQGTTRGGASSARIAVYKVCWSSGCDDMDILAAFDDAIADGVDIISFSLGGKITADTHFSDALSIGAFHAMKNGILTVCAAGNSGPNHASVMNVAPWAISVAASTLDRKFVTQVKLGNNKFFEGTSLNNFDLKGELYPLIYSRDAPNKEAGFDGDSSRNCPINSLDEKLVKGKIVLCEGNEGAPEAFRVGAAGLLIQGIAYINVAYSFPLPACYLDTKDATKIRKYIHSKRTPTATIFKTNELRDTLAPEVPSFSGRGPNNVTLEILKPDLTAPGVDIIASWPPLSPISEFSGENRTLEFNIVSGTSMSCPHVSGAAGYIKSFHPTWSPAVIRSALMTTAKQMSPTYNQDAEFAYGAGQIDPVKAVNPGLVYDATEIDYISFLCGLGYSQSVLQLITEDVISCFGTVSARDLNYPSFALKAPHPKHHLSGSFKRTVTNVGLPMSIYRAIVTVPKGLTVSVNPSVLSFTSLGEKKTYVLTIEGKLKKSINSASLVWDDGNFQVRSPIIIFDERAEKGESTKLYCINFIYIVIFNLLFYIIIE